A portion of the Blastopirellula sediminis genome contains these proteins:
- the murQ gene encoding N-acetylmuramic acid 6-phosphate etherase: MLKHLTTEAINPASESLDDFTTYEIVQVINSQDAGVAEAVGKQAKPIAEAIDVIADRLAKSGRLIYFGAGTSGRLGVLDASECPPTFNSDPKQVVGLIAGGPIALTTSVEGAEDHPELAVQDLQSINLSAKDVVVGIATSGRTPYVVGGLDYAQQIGAFAIGLACNDNNELASRCNVAITPVVGPEILSGSTRMKAGTATKMVLNMLSTGAMIRLGKTFGNLMVDLRATNTKLNARAIRIVEAATDLGDAEADELLKSCGGEVKTAILVYHSGKKPEEARKLLKDADGHLKQALRTAGGEASPD; the protein is encoded by the coding sequence ATGCTAAAGCATCTCACCACGGAAGCTATTAATCCGGCTTCGGAGTCGCTTGATGATTTCACGACATATGAAATCGTGCAGGTCATCAACAGTCAGGACGCCGGCGTCGCCGAGGCGGTAGGAAAACAAGCCAAACCGATTGCCGAAGCGATTGACGTGATTGCCGATCGTTTGGCGAAGTCGGGACGCTTGATTTATTTCGGCGCTGGCACTTCCGGCCGCTTGGGCGTGCTCGACGCTTCCGAATGTCCGCCGACATTCAACTCCGATCCGAAGCAAGTCGTCGGCTTGATCGCCGGCGGCCCGATCGCGCTGACGACCTCGGTCGAAGGCGCCGAAGATCATCCCGAACTCGCCGTGCAGGATTTGCAAAGCATTAATCTCTCGGCGAAGGATGTCGTCGTCGGCATCGCCACCAGCGGAAGAACGCCGTACGTAGTCGGGGGACTAGACTACGCACAGCAAATTGGGGCGTTTGCGATCGGGCTGGCTTGCAACGACAATAATGAACTGGCGTCGCGCTGCAACGTAGCGATCACGCCGGTGGTGGGACCGGAAATCTTGAGCGGGTCGACGCGGATGAAAGCGGGGACTGCGACCAAGATGGTCTTGAATATGCTCAGCACCGGCGCCATGATTCGGCTAGGGAAAACGTTCGGCAATTTGATGGTCGATTTGCGTGCGACCAACACCAAGTTGAACGCTCGCGCCATTCGGATCGTGGAAGCGGCGACCGATTTGGGAGACGCCGAAGCGGACGAACTGCTCAAAAGCTGCGGGGGCGAAGTGAAGACCGCGATCCTGGTCTACCATTCCGGCAAAAAGCCGGAAGAAGCCCGCAAGCTGCTGAAGGACGCCGACGGACATTTGAAACAAGCGCTACGCACCGCAGGCGGGGAGGCCTCGCCTGATTAA
- a CDS encoding dipeptidase — protein MHYDRIQWLAAAIVTLAAAPIMAEDSKIQPTPPKSRGEIVLTDEAKNLHESLLMIDGHNDLPWEIRTKGSSDFSKLDISQPQPKLQTDIPRLREGGVGAQFWSVWVPVQTGYDGTALLSTLEQIELVKAMIKQYPEVMELALTVDDIERISKQGKIASLIGMEGGHCIEDSIGNLERLYGLGARYMTLTHSASLSWADSCTGEKISGGLSPFGVHVVETMNRLGMMVDLSHVSPATAHAALDVSKAPVMFSHSSAKTIADSPRNVPDDVLKRVAENDGVVMVNFFSAFIVPKAVATYEETKVVEKELTEKHGKDEAAILLQRWKAQHPLEPGDIHDLLDHIDHIAKVAGWRHVGIGSDYDGVTLLPKGLEDVSRYPYITQGLLDRGYTPEQIEAIMGGNLLRVMRKVEETAKSLQKEPAAAK, from the coding sequence ATGCACTACGACCGAATTCAATGGCTGGCCGCCGCAATCGTAACGTTGGCCGCCGCTCCGATCATGGCCGAAGATTCGAAGATTCAGCCGACTCCTCCCAAGTCGCGCGGCGAAATCGTTCTGACCGACGAAGCGAAGAATCTGCACGAGTCGCTGCTCATGATCGACGGGCACAACGATCTGCCGTGGGAGATTCGGACCAAGGGTTCCAGCGATTTCAGCAAGCTCGACATCAGCCAACCGCAGCCCAAACTGCAAACCGACATTCCCCGGCTTCGCGAAGGGGGCGTCGGCGCCCAGTTCTGGTCGGTCTGGGTTCCGGTGCAAACCGGTTACGATGGCACGGCGCTCCTCTCGACGCTGGAACAGATCGAACTGGTTAAAGCGATGATCAAACAATATCCCGAGGTCATGGAGTTGGCCCTGACGGTCGATGACATCGAGCGGATCTCGAAGCAAGGCAAGATCGCGTCGCTGATCGGCATGGAAGGGGGACACTGCATCGAAGATTCGATCGGCAACCTCGAACGCTTGTACGGGCTCGGCGCACGTTACATGACGCTGACCCACAGTGCGAGTCTCAGCTGGGCCGATTCCTGCACCGGCGAGAAGATCAGCGGCGGGCTCAGCCCGTTCGGCGTCCATGTCGTCGAAACGATGAACCGCCTGGGGATGATGGTTGACCTGTCGCACGTCTCGCCGGCGACAGCGCACGCGGCGCTCGACGTCAGCAAGGCGCCGGTAATGTTCTCTCACTCGTCAGCCAAAACGATAGCCGACTCTCCGCGTAACGTTCCGGACGACGTTCTGAAGCGCGTCGCCGAAAACGACGGCGTCGTGATGGTCAACTTCTTTTCGGCCTTCATCGTGCCGAAAGCGGTCGCGACCTACGAAGAGACGAAGGTGGTCGAAAAAGAGCTGACCGAAAAGCATGGCAAAGACGAAGCGGCGATTCTGTTGCAACGCTGGAAAGCCCAGCACCCGCTCGAGCCGGGCGACATCCATGACCTGCTCGACCATATTGATCACATCGCCAAAGTCGCCGGTTGGCGGCACGTTGGAATCGGTTCCGACTACGACGGCGTCACGCTGCTGCCGAAAGGACTGGAAGACGTCAGCCGCTATCCCTACATCACGCAAGGCTTGCTCGATCGCGGCTACACGCCGGAGCAGATCGAAGCGATCATGGGCGGGAATTTACTGCGGGTGATGCGAAAGGTGGAAGAGACCGCGAAGTCGCTGCAGAAGGAACCGGCGGCGGCGAAGTAG
- a CDS encoding sodium:solute symporter family transporter — MIFIASLAISPVDISIIGCYIVATTLFGVWLGRGQSSTTEFFLGSRDLPSWALLLSIVATETSTVTFLSVPGKAFVSGGNFSFLQLAIGYIIGRIAVLTFLLPLYFRHENSTAYAVLQRNFGVSTRKLASIFFLGARTLGDGLRLFLTALALQQVVDIPFEVSVLILAVATAVYALCGGVRSVIWNDCLQFAVYMTGALIVIGLIWARLPGGFGQYWQFASETGRLHMFDFQFLPSDGHLTLWAGIFGGGVLSLATHGADQLIVQRYLCAKNQRAAGWALFWSGPIVFLQFALFLAIGVGLACYFTQFDPSKLELAGDQAFARFIVDDLPIGVRGVILAAVFAAAMSTLSSSVNSSASSLLDDLGGDAWRHLPDVRRLLLGRSFTLLFTMLQAAVAIGAYSFAFGSSVVDQALAIAGFSAGLLLGLFFVAIVVGRIPSWQANAALICGAVVIITIKYSTSVSGYWYAPLAASSTFCVATLLSKLLPSEAAVPQGTPAEEHS, encoded by the coding sequence ATGATCTTCATCGCATCACTAGCGATTTCTCCTGTCGATATCAGCATCATCGGATGCTACATCGTCGCGACGACGTTGTTTGGCGTTTGGCTCGGACGGGGTCAAAGTTCGACGACCGAGTTTTTTCTCGGTTCCCGCGATTTGCCCTCGTGGGCGCTCCTCCTCTCGATCGTCGCGACCGAAACGAGCACCGTCACGTTTTTAAGCGTGCCCGGCAAAGCGTTCGTCTCGGGCGGAAACTTTTCATTTCTCCAACTCGCCATCGGCTACATCATTGGCCGAATCGCGGTGTTGACGTTTCTCTTGCCCCTTTACTTTCGTCATGAGAACTCAACGGCTTATGCCGTTTTGCAGCGCAACTTTGGCGTTTCTACCCGCAAGTTGGCGTCGATCTTCTTTCTCGGAGCGCGGACGCTCGGAGACGGGCTACGGCTCTTTCTTACCGCACTCGCCCTGCAACAGGTCGTCGACATTCCGTTTGAAGTGAGCGTGTTGATCTTGGCGGTCGCGACCGCAGTGTACGCGCTCTGCGGCGGCGTTCGCTCGGTGATCTGGAACGACTGTCTGCAATTCGCGGTCTATATGACCGGCGCGCTGATCGTGATCGGCCTGATTTGGGCCCGACTTCCCGGCGGCTTTGGGCAGTATTGGCAATTCGCCTCGGAGACCGGCCGGCTACACATGTTCGACTTTCAATTCCTGCCGAGCGATGGCCACCTAACGCTCTGGGCGGGGATCTTTGGCGGCGGCGTCCTAAGCCTGGCGACCCATGGCGCCGATCAGCTGATCGTGCAGCGTTACTTGTGTGCGAAGAATCAACGGGCCGCCGGTTGGGCTCTGTTCTGGAGCGGGCCAATCGTCTTTTTGCAGTTCGCCCTGTTCCTGGCGATCGGCGTGGGACTCGCTTGCTACTTTACACAGTTTGATCCCAGCAAATTGGAACTTGCCGGAGATCAGGCGTTCGCTCGTTTTATCGTCGACGATTTGCCGATCGGCGTACGCGGAGTCATCCTGGCGGCGGTTTTCGCCGCGGCAATGTCGACCCTATCGAGTTCGGTCAATTCGTCCGCCAGTTCGCTTCTTGATGACCTGGGAGGAGACGCTTGGCGTCACCTGCCCGATGTCCGGCGTCTTCTCTTGGGTCGCAGTTTTACCTTGCTGTTCACCATGTTGCAGGCCGCCGTGGCGATCGGCGCTTATTCGTTCGCCTTCGGTAGCTCGGTCGTCGATCAAGCGCTGGCGATCGCCGGTTTTTCGGCGGGGCTGCTGCTGGGGCTCTTCTTCGTCGCCATCGTCGTCGGTCGCATTCCGAGTTGGCAGGCGAACGCCGCGCTTATCTGCGGCGCCGTGGTGATCATTACCATCAAATACTCGACCAGCGTCAGCGGCTATTGGTACGCACCGCTCGCCGCGAGCAGCACGTTTTGCGTCGCGACCCTCCTATCCAAACTTCTCCCCAGCGAAGCGGCCGTGCCGCAGGGAACTCCCGCCGAGGAACATTCATGA
- a CDS encoding exo-beta-N-acetylmuramidase NamZ domain-containing protein: MIHRSLIWTAILLAIPCAAQAQLPHATPSEVGMRADFGADIERQVQIALEEKKMPGCVVLVARHGKIVFKESFGNRRVQPTTEAMTTDTLFDMASITKPIVTATSIMQLVERGDVRLWEKVSTYLPEFRDHGKEDITVEQLMIHVSGLTPDNALSDYDNGWPDAYKRICELKLLSPPGDKFRYSDVGFILLGEIVARVSGQTLDEYAQKNIFEPLGMKQSGYNPAPQLCENAATTEEVDGKWLKGSVHDPRARAMGGVAGHAGLFSTADDVAIYAQAMLDSRFGGEKALLQPQTIALMTSPYDAVGNIRGLGWDKKSAYSRNRGDLMTPAAYGHGGFTGTALWIDPGLDLVVLFLSNRVHPDGKGSVNDLAGKIGTIASAACLTPSAPSPAPPTKLGIDVLADSNFAALKGRKVGVIANHTSRTKSGDSIVELLAKAPNVELVAIFSPEHGFHGALDQSEIGDTVDPATGVAVKSLYGKTRKPTPEMLKGVDTLVFDIQDVGCRFYTYISTMGLAMEAAAENKISFVVLDRPNPIGGVLMEGPLLDEEKHSFVAFHQIPVRHGLTIGEMAQMLNAERKFGTDLTVIKLENWRRDALLFDTGLPWRNTSPNMRSLTEALLYPGVGLLETTNISVGRGTDTPFELIGAPWIKGPELAAEIEAYNPPGVRIVPIEFQPTSSKYEGEICGGVNFVITDWEKFRPVHLAWALAAALHKTYPETWESKKLPTLLGNAGVLKQIENGDSPEVIMQSYSSSLDEFARRRTPYLLYE, from the coding sequence ATGATTCACCGCTCGTTGATCTGGACCGCGATTCTGTTGGCGATTCCCTGTGCTGCACAGGCACAGTTGCCGCACGCTACGCCGAGTGAAGTCGGCATGCGGGCCGACTTTGGCGCCGACATCGAACGTCAGGTGCAGATTGCACTGGAAGAGAAGAAGATGCCGGGCTGCGTCGTTCTGGTCGCTCGCCACGGGAAGATCGTCTTTAAAGAGTCGTTCGGCAATCGCCGCGTTCAACCGACGACCGAAGCGATGACGACCGACACGCTCTTCGACATGGCCTCGATCACCAAGCCGATCGTCACCGCGACCAGCATCATGCAGCTGGTCGAACGGGGCGACGTCCGATTGTGGGAGAAAGTGTCGACCTATCTCCCCGAGTTCCGTGACCACGGCAAAGAAGACATCACCGTCGAACAGTTGATGATCCATGTCAGCGGCCTTACGCCTGACAATGCGCTGAGCGACTACGACAACGGTTGGCCCGACGCTTACAAGCGGATCTGCGAATTGAAGTTGCTGTCGCCTCCGGGAGACAAGTTTCGTTATTCCGACGTTGGTTTTATCTTGCTCGGCGAGATCGTCGCTCGCGTGAGCGGCCAGACGCTGGACGAATACGCTCAGAAAAACATCTTTGAGCCGCTCGGCATGAAGCAGAGCGGTTACAACCCCGCGCCGCAACTGTGCGAGAACGCCGCTACCACCGAAGAAGTCGACGGCAAGTGGCTGAAGGGATCGGTGCATGATCCGCGCGCTCGCGCGATGGGAGGAGTCGCCGGTCACGCCGGCTTGTTCAGCACTGCGGACGACGTGGCGATCTACGCTCAGGCAATGCTTGACTCGCGCTTCGGCGGCGAGAAGGCGCTACTGCAGCCGCAAACCATCGCGCTGATGACCAGCCCGTATGACGCCGTCGGCAACATTCGTGGCCTGGGTTGGGACAAGAAGAGCGCGTACTCGCGCAATCGCGGCGACCTGATGACCCCGGCCGCCTATGGACATGGCGGCTTTACTGGTACCGCTCTCTGGATCGATCCAGGCTTGGATCTGGTCGTGCTGTTCCTCTCGAATCGCGTTCATCCGGACGGCAAAGGCTCGGTCAATGACTTGGCGGGGAAGATCGGTACGATCGCCAGCGCCGCTTGCTTGACGCCGTCGGCGCCATCCCCTGCCCCGCCGACCAAGCTCGGCATCGACGTGCTGGCCGACAGCAACTTTGCGGCGCTGAAAGGACGTAAGGTCGGCGTGATCGCCAATCACACGAGCCGCACCAAGTCGGGCGATTCGATCGTGGAGTTGTTGGCGAAAGCGCCGAACGTCGAACTTGTTGCGATCTTCAGTCCCGAACATGGCTTCCACGGCGCTCTCGATCAATCGGAAATCGGCGACACCGTCGATCCGGCCACGGGAGTGGCGGTGAAAAGCTTGTATGGCAAGACGCGGAAGCCGACGCCGGAGATGCTGAAAGGAGTCGATACGCTCGTCTTTGACATTCAGGACGTCGGTTGCCGGTTTTACACCTACATCTCGACGATGGGCCTGGCGATGGAAGCGGCGGCGGAGAACAAGATCTCGTTCGTTGTTCTTGATCGTCCCAATCCGATCGGCGGCGTGCTGATGGAAGGCCCGCTGCTCGACGAAGAAAAGCACTCGTTCGTCGCTTTCCACCAGATTCCAGTTCGTCACGGGCTGACGATCGGCGAAATGGCGCAGATGCTCAACGCGGAACGCAAGTTTGGAACCGATCTGACCGTTATCAAATTGGAAAACTGGCGCCGCGATGCGCTACTGTTCGACACCGGGCTGCCTTGGCGGAATACTTCGCCCAACATGCGTTCGCTGACCGAGGCGCTCCTCTATCCCGGCGTCGGGCTGTTGGAGACGACCAACATTTCGGTCGGTCGTGGAACCGATACGCCGTTTGAACTGATCGGCGCTCCATGGATCAAAGGTCCGGAATTGGCCGCCGAAATCGAAGCGTACAACCCGCCTGGCGTGCGAATCGTTCCAATCGAATTCCAGCCGACCAGCAGCAAGTACGAAGGGGAGATATGCGGCGGCGTCAACTTTGTGATCACCGACTGGGAGAAATTCCGTCCGGTCCATCTCGCCTGGGCGCTTGCGGCGGCGCTGCATAAGACCTATCCCGAAACTTGGGAGTCCAAAAAACTTCCCACGCTGCTTGGCAACGCAGGCGTTCTGAAGCAGATCGAAAACGGGGATTCGCCGGAGGTGATCATGCAGTCGTACTCCTCCTCGCTCGACGAATTCGCCCGACGCCGCACTCCCTATTTGCTCTACGAATAG
- a CDS encoding anhydro-N-acetylmuramic acid kinase, whose protein sequence is MATKKRHFAIGLMSGTSADGVDAALVSTDGDSDIDFLGGLTLPYSEQLRSRVLEASQHNVRLDELLRVERELTIHHVKAVKALIAQLGETAKEAKVIGFHGHTVRHIPGEGLTMQLGNPWLLAEQTGIQVVSDFRRHDMARGGQGAPLVSLFHRALFANENEPVVVLNLGGVANVTWLGTNGEIIAGDSGPGCGLLDEWVQEMADLSHDVDGRLALKGKVHDSIVREALSVDFFRKPLPKSADRFDFDHVDVSGLSVEDGAATLCAVTVQAISGAVARMAKEPAVLWVTGGGVHHPVIMKMLTDRFKEVRSISERGLSPDTLEAECFAWLAVRHQLGLPLTIPETTGCSEPTTGGSITPLH, encoded by the coding sequence GTGGCAACGAAAAAACGACATTTTGCGATTGGCTTGATGAGCGGCACCTCGGCCGATGGGGTCGACGCGGCGCTGGTCAGTACCGATGGCGACAGTGATATCGATTTTCTGGGCGGATTGACCCTCCCCTACAGCGAACAGCTTCGCTCCCGCGTTCTGGAAGCTTCGCAGCACAACGTCCGCCTGGACGAATTGCTGCGGGTCGAACGCGAGCTGACGATCCATCACGTCAAAGCAGTCAAAGCGCTGATCGCGCAATTAGGGGAAACCGCCAAAGAGGCCAAGGTGATCGGCTTTCATGGCCACACCGTTCGCCACATCCCCGGCGAAGGGCTGACGATGCAGCTCGGCAACCCTTGGCTCTTGGCCGAGCAAACCGGCATCCAGGTCGTTTCCGACTTTCGCCGCCATGACATGGCTCGCGGCGGCCAAGGAGCGCCCCTCGTTTCTCTTTTCCACCGAGCGCTATTCGCCAACGAAAACGAACCGGTCGTCGTCCTAAATCTTGGCGGCGTCGCGAACGTTACTTGGCTCGGCACCAACGGCGAAATCATCGCCGGCGATTCCGGCCCCGGCTGCGGTTTGCTCGACGAGTGGGTCCAGGAGATGGCCGATCTCAGTCATGACGTCGACGGCCGATTGGCGCTGAAAGGAAAAGTTCACGATAGCATCGTTCGCGAAGCGCTCTCCGTCGACTTCTTCCGCAAACCGCTGCCGAAGTCGGCCGACCGTTTTGACTTTGACCATGTCGACGTCTCGGGGCTGAGCGTCGAGGATGGCGCGGCGACGTTGTGCGCCGTAACCGTTCAGGCGATCTCCGGCGCCGTGGCTCGCATGGCGAAAGAGCCGGCCGTCCTGTGGGTGACCGGCGGCGGCGTCCATCACCCGGTCATCATGAAGATGCTGACCGATCGCTTCAAAGAGGTCCGCTCGATCAGCGAGCGAGGATTGTCGCCTGATACGCTGGAAGCGGAATGCTTCGCTTGGCTCGCCGTTCGCCACCAGTTGGGCTTGCCGCTGACGATTCCCGAAACGACCGGCTGTAGCGAACCAACCACCGGCGGCAGCATCACTCCATTGCACTAA
- a CDS encoding AraC family transcriptional regulator, which produces MESDSQRRGEKLQIRQVAVLVETETSWGRRVIRGIASYADKHTLWHLLIDPRDHEQRSSLPDGWKGHGIIARISTRLQADQIVEKKLPAVNVDDVYGDLPRVGRVITNEAARAELAIEHLLARGFSNFAFFAPPSQRYSNRRWEEFENAVTQRGFECQTYRPGYRAGRKIKWSEQQRRVNRWLTSLPRPIAVLAVDAYHARQLAEVCHFSSIRVPDEIAILAGDSDELLCEVSTPPLSSISLACERIGYEAAAMIHRMMEGQPPSTTPMTIAPHGVVSRQSTDVLAIDDPMIVRALRFIQKHTQRGISVADVLREVPISRRSLEMQFRSYLGRSPAEEIRRVQLERGRELLGNREMSITEVAMACGFSNATRFGIAFRKSFGTTPRNFRKRLLAD; this is translated from the coding sequence ATGGAATCTGATTCGCAACGACGCGGCGAAAAACTGCAGATCCGGCAGGTAGCCGTCCTGGTCGAGACCGAGACGAGTTGGGGACGTCGCGTCATTCGCGGGATCGCCAGCTACGCCGATAAGCATACGCTTTGGCATTTGCTCATCGATCCCCGCGACCATGAACAGCGCTCGTCGCTTCCCGACGGTTGGAAAGGGCATGGGATCATTGCCCGCATTTCGACGCGACTGCAGGCCGACCAGATCGTCGAAAAAAAATTGCCGGCGGTGAACGTCGACGACGTCTACGGCGACCTTCCCCGCGTTGGCCGCGTGATAACGAACGAGGCGGCGCGAGCGGAGCTGGCGATCGAACATTTGCTGGCCCGCGGCTTTTCCAATTTCGCCTTTTTCGCGCCCCCCAGTCAGCGCTACTCGAATCGCCGCTGGGAAGAATTTGAAAATGCGGTGACGCAGCGCGGTTTCGAGTGCCAGACCTATCGTCCCGGCTATCGCGCCGGACGCAAAATCAAATGGAGCGAGCAGCAGCGGCGCGTCAATCGTTGGCTGACGTCGTTGCCGCGGCCGATCGCCGTATTGGCGGTCGACGCCTACCACGCGCGCCAGTTGGCCGAGGTCTGCCACTTTTCGTCAATTCGCGTGCCGGACGAAATTGCAATTTTGGCCGGGGACTCGGACGAACTGCTTTGCGAAGTTTCGACGCCCCCTCTTTCTTCCATTTCGCTGGCGTGCGAGCGGATCGGCTACGAAGCGGCCGCGATGATTCACCGGATGATGGAAGGGCAACCGCCGTCGACCACGCCGATGACAATCGCGCCGCATGGCGTCGTCAGCCGACAGTCGACCGACGTGTTGGCGATCGACGACCCGATGATCGTCCGCGCGTTGCGGTTCATCCAAAAGCATACGCAGCGCGGCATCAGCGTCGCCGACGTGCTGCGCGAGGTGCCGATCTCGCGACGCAGTTTAGAAATGCAGTTCCGCTCGTACTTGGGACGCTCCCCAGCGGAAGAAATCCGCCGCGTCCAACTGGAACGAGGTCGGGAACTGCTCGGCAATCGCGAAATGTCGATCACCGAAGTCGCGATGGCGTGCGGCTTTTCCAACGCGACCCGCTTTGGGATCGCGTTTCGGAAAAGCTTTGGAACGACGCCGCGGAACTTTCGTAAGCGGTTGTTGGCCGACTAA
- a CDS encoding N-acetylglucosamine kinase — MSESESAAGQRDLFLGVDGGGTKTSCYVGAAGPSGQIHILGRGASTGSNPRTAGIDNAVAAILESVQRAKEDAGFADSPCQRGLFAIAGTLDLTFRRELAARLAAAQIANRCDVVPDLVPLLGSETGSTIAIGIIAGTGSVGIGRDAAGQIAILGGWGPLLGDEGSGFEIGKHALRNAAGSLELGAGIDSLTEIVCDQLRVQTAEEIRALLAANADQRGLIASLAKCVIEAAASGEPVAGMIVDQAIDSLATLVENLRQRVQSYDAKLDESPLPLTLSGSLFQSSIYFREKFERRLCDWGIVVAIRILEDPTFACLELAARGEFTGELRFLR; from the coding sequence ATGAGCGAAAGCGAATCAGCGGCAGGCCAACGCGACCTCTTTCTCGGCGTCGATGGGGGTGGGACGAAGACTTCTTGCTATGTCGGCGCCGCTGGACCGAGCGGGCAGATCCATATTCTTGGCCGGGGCGCTTCCACCGGCAGTAATCCAAGAACTGCCGGAATCGATAACGCTGTCGCCGCAATTCTGGAAAGCGTCCAGCGGGCCAAAGAGGATGCGGGGTTTGCTGATTCCCCGTGTCAGCGCGGATTGTTTGCGATCGCCGGAACGCTCGATCTCACGTTTCGCCGCGAACTTGCCGCTCGGTTGGCGGCGGCCCAGATTGCGAATCGCTGCGACGTGGTGCCGGATCTCGTGCCGCTGTTGGGATCGGAGACGGGAAGCACGATTGCGATTGGGATCATCGCCGGAACCGGTTCGGTCGGTATTGGCCGCGACGCCGCTGGGCAGATCGCCATCCTTGGCGGATGGGGACCGTTGCTTGGAGATGAAGGGAGCGGCTTTGAGATCGGCAAACATGCCTTGCGAAACGCGGCAGGATCGCTCGAACTGGGCGCCGGGATCGATTCGCTGACCGAAATTGTTTGCGATCAACTTCGGGTGCAGACCGCCGAAGAGATTCGCGCGCTGTTGGCCGCAAATGCCGATCAGCGCGGACTCATCGCGAGCCTGGCGAAGTGCGTCATCGAAGCGGCTGCCAGCGGAGAGCCGGTCGCTGGAATGATCGTCGATCAGGCGATCGATTCTCTAGCGACGCTTGTCGAAAACCTCCGCCAACGCGTGCAGTCGTATGACGCAAAGCTTGATGAATCGCCGCTCCCGCTCACTCTTTCCGGCAGCCTCTTTCAGTCGTCAATCTACTTCCGCGAGAAGTTTGAACGGCGGCTCTGCGATTGGGGAATCGTGGTCGCAATTCGGATTCTGGAAGATCCGACGTTCGCTTGTTTAGAACTTGCGGCACGCGGGGAGTTTACCGGCGAATTGCGGTTTCTGCGCTAA